In the Larus michahellis chromosome 6, bLarMic1.1, whole genome shotgun sequence genome, one interval contains:
- the AMER3 gene encoding APC membrane recruitment protein 3, with product MELKRGKTFIKSSAQHEKVPPVHTVPINKDDTGKDKKVALEGNPSVGEVQLACLATHKNYRFSTRAARNGPGDNSLEKSSGSSYKLVRKSKTHDCVTEADKTEQCSPSSRACEEGFSGKGKGRLVNSISFSGMSSSSSKKECVVSPSQSACSSQMIDYRNFVPQMPFVPAVAKTIPRKRISLKRSKKGIRDIFHIKKNKPDSLTFLVEKDKNLSSPGCKSEFSGRLAKYLFKTGETFAADCPSQDCSDSELQSDSSFDCCNTLCEDVASLKSFDSLTGCGEIFADESSAHLELENSKEVLLRRSKHKDSPVMGSFQGGVEQLASPGQNETVEFAKFWDNINKSVRLHQSALFDKKLLKVPSPDMEKARSQAAASVTDPQASPDKDGDNSKDSSTETGTPKSDNQESTSTSDEGYYDSFSPGQDDEMKEAQTPGVPGRFPRDSYSGDALYELFYDPNEVKINPVLDDDLCTSESTSEHAIEIPLSIYSFHVGAEENMASQPALDIISQGFFHSTWKGKECLLKLCDTELSLTMGIINWLRKHSGLVSSPDSLQSPQSQPEKSNDSSIPPSPSPEQELSTEAQQEKPSKEESNKFNLCVSLDESNHAAQSSSVNIAERDHSLDSCPNTSNLDFQGREGSHHKDSSTVPGTVETTRASSYAPQSQANGDNLQTSSAENEKATISEGCETSGDKNPLPEKPNKESGSQSSENPLLDDNHEVESCYSYKTAATSLLDPLEREDRNKPMYHSLSISCDKPLQPLTLRHFQSYISPTPTESSTNIVQLLERCVSQVASLKISYENKHLEDKCIGKEMNNIIRKMSQYKNKLLLQNECNCIAQNPEYSSIPSTNQYNYETSFQSSSPYHLKQNGEQIRSEDQKTRAKILDEVTRSKINFEYAQLNNQALSYLKDFTFDLSPSDSAPATTLSRPTFLPLFNSVCSDIPATFSQASCSTTVSLADTLQPKEDKQCSPGPWSYAETPCRGLAGGSALSPCPEAATPDTAGTGRNHQ from the coding sequence ATGGAGCTCAAAAGAGGAAAGACGTTCATAAAATCCAGCGCGCAACATGAGAAAGTGCCACCAGTGCACACAGTTCCCATCAATAAAGATGATACAGGGAAAGACAAAAAGGTGGCTCTGGAGGGAAACCCAAGTGTAGGTGAAGTCCAGCTCGCGTGTTTGGCCACGCACAAGAACTACAGATTTTCTACCAGAGCAGCAAGGAACGGACCTGGTGACAACAGTCTGGAAAAATCATCTGGGTCCTCCTACAAACTTGTCAGGAAGAGTAAAACCCATGACTGTGTTACTGAGGCAGACAAAACAGAGCagtgcagccccagcagcagggcttgcGAGGAAGGTTTTTCTGGAAAGGGTAAGGGGCGACTTGTCAATAGCATCAGCTTTTCGGGGATGTCCAGCTCCAGCAGTAAGAAAGAGTGCGTGGTCAGCCCCAGCCAGTCTGCGTGCAGCAGTCAGATGATCGATTACAGGAACTTTGTGCCACAGATGCCTTTTGTACCAGCTGTCGCAAAAACCATTCCCAGGAAGAGGATTTCCCTCAAGAGATCTAAGAAAGGGATCAGAGATatctttcatattaaaaaaaataaaccagacagCCTCACGTTCCTGGTTGAGAAGGACAAGAATCTGTCCTCTCCAGGCTGCAAGAGTGAATTTTCTGGGCGTCTTGCAAAGTATCTTTTCAAAACCGGAGAAACATTTGCAGCTGATTGCCCGTCACAAGACTGCTCAGACAGCGAACTGCAGTCTGACTCGTCCTTTGACTGCTGCAACACCCTGTGTGAAGATGTTGCCTCGCTGAAGAGCTTTGACTCCCTCACTGGCTGTGGAGAAATCTTTGCTGATGAGAGCTCTGCTCACCTGGAGCTGGAGAACAGCAAAGAAGTTCTGCTGAGACGAAGCAAGCACAAAGACAGCCCTGTCATGGGCTCTTTTCAAGGGGGTGTGGAGCAGCTGGCCTCTCCTGGCCAGAATGAGACTGTTGAATTTGCAAAGTTTTGGGACAACATCAACAAATCAGTGAGGCTACATCAGAGTGCTCTGTTTGATAAGAAGTTACTGAAGGTACCCAGTCCTGATATGGAAAAGGCTAGAAGCCAGGCTGCTGCATCTGTGACAGACCCCCAGGCATCACCTGATAAAGATGGTGACAATTCCAAAGACAGCtccacagaaacaggaacgccgAAAAGTGACAACCAGGAATCCACATCCACGAGTGATGAAGGTTACTATGATTCATTCTCTCCTGGACAAGATGATGAAATGAAGGAAGCTCAGACCCCTGGGGTCCCAGGTAGATTTCCAAGAGACAGCTACAGTGGAGATGCCCTTTATGAGCTCTTTTATGACCCAAATGAAGTCAAAATAAACCCAGTCCTAGACGATGACTTGTGCACATCTGAGAGCACTTCAGAACATGCTATTGAAATCCCTTTGTCCATTTACAGCTTTCATGTTGGAGCTGAGGAGAATATGGCTTCCCAACCAGCTCTAGACATTATCAGTCAGGGGTTTTTCCACAGCACATGGAAAGGCAAAGAATGTTTGCTAAAGCTCTGTGATACCGAGCTTTCACTGACCATGGGGATAATAAACTGGCTGCGAAAACACTCAGGACTCGTTTCCTCCCCTGACTCTCTTCAGAGTCCTCAATCACAGCCAGAAAAGTCTAATGATTCATCGATCCCACCAAGTCCCAGTCCAGAGCAAGAATTGAGCACAGAAGCTCAGCAGGAGAAACCAAGCAAGGAAGAATCTAATAAATTTAACCTATGTGTGTCTTTGGATGAAAGCAACCATGCAGCCCAGTCCTCTTCGGTAAACATTGCTGAAAGAGACCACAGCCTGGACTCTTGCCCTAACACATCTAATTTGGATTTCCAAGGAAGGGAAGGGAGTCACCACAAGGATTCATCTACAGTGCCTGGGACTGTGGAAACCACCAGAGCATCAAGTTATGCACCACAATCACAGGCTAACGGAGACAATCTGCAGACATCTTCAGCTGAGAATGAGAAGGCGACAATTTCAGAAGGATGTGAGACATCCGGAGATAAAAACCCACTGCCAGAAAAGCCGAATAAAGAGAGTGGCTCCCAGAGCTCTGAAAACCCCTTGCTAGATGATAATCACGAAGTAGAATCATGTTACTCCTACAAGACTGCTGCGACCTCACTCCTGGATCCCCTCGAGAGGGAGGACAGAAATAAACCAATGTATCACTCTCTCTCTATTTCCTGTGACAAACCGCTGCAGCCTCTTACTCTCAGACACTTCCAGAGCTACATCAGCCCCACGCCAACGGAGAGCAGCACTAACATAGTGCAGCTCTTAGAGCGCTGTGTATCACAAGTGGCATCATTAAAAATCAGCTATGAAAACAAGCACCTGGAAGACAAATGCATTGGGAAAGAAATGAACAATATCATTCGTAAGATGTCTCAGTACAAAAACAAGTTATTATTGCAAAATGAATGCAACTGCATTGCCCAAAATCCAGAATACTCCAGTATTCCTAGCACAAACCAATACAACTATGAGACAAGTTTCCAATCCAGCAGTCCGTATCATTTGAAGCAAAATGGGGAGCAAATTCGCTCTGAAGATCAGAAAACCAGAGCAAAAATCCTAGATGAGGTCACTAGAAGCAAGATAAATTTTGAATATGCCCAGCTAAATAACCAAGCACTCTCCTATTTAAAAGACTTCACATTTGATCTCAGTCCAAGTGACTCTGCCCCTGCTACAACTCTTAGTAGACCAACATTTTTACCTCTCTTTAACTCTGTCTGCTCGGACATACCTGCTACTTTTTCACAAGCGTCATGCAGCACCACGGTGTCTCTGGCTGACACGCTGCAGCCCAAGGAGGACAAGCAGTGCAGCCCAGGGCCGTGGAGTTATGCAGAGACCCCCTGCAGGGGCCTGGCCGGAGGGAGCGCTCTGTCCCCTTGCCCAGAGGCAGCCACCccggacacagcagggacagggaggaaccACCAGTAA